Proteins encoded together in one Kribbella voronezhensis window:
- a CDS encoding ABC transporter permease, translated as MTATASVSGAAASFGTHPWVRFAARRLGRLVGSVLVLVSAAFLMIHLIPGDPVRGALGPAAAQSVVDAQRESLGLNDPLWVQYLHFLQHLFTGNLGTSITTGLPVSDVIRDRLPATLQLAVAAFVVAVLIALPLGLAMGVLTRAGRRPRTELSFTSTTVVLAAIPEFLLAVGLVYVFAVKLHWFPVAGRGNVSSYVLPVLALAIGPAAVLARICRVELLAVLQTDYLRTARAKRLPAVAVYLRHALPNAVTATITLGGLLLGAMVAGTVLVENVFSWPGLGSTIVSSILAKDYPLVQGVVLVYGAGVLLVNLAVDVILALLDPRSTIRES; from the coding sequence GTGACGGCGACGGCGAGCGTTTCCGGTGCGGCGGCGAGCTTCGGTACCCATCCGTGGGTGCGGTTCGCCGCCCGTCGGCTCGGGCGGCTGGTCGGGTCCGTGCTGGTACTGGTCAGCGCCGCGTTCCTGATGATCCACCTGATCCCCGGCGACCCAGTGCGCGGCGCACTCGGCCCCGCGGCTGCACAGAGCGTGGTCGACGCCCAGCGCGAGTCCCTGGGCCTCAACGACCCGCTCTGGGTGCAGTACCTGCACTTCCTGCAACACCTCTTCACCGGCAACCTCGGTACGTCGATCACCACCGGCCTCCCGGTCTCCGACGTGATCCGCGATCGCCTGCCCGCCACGCTCCAACTCGCCGTCGCCGCCTTCGTCGTCGCCGTACTCATCGCGCTACCGCTCGGCCTGGCCATGGGCGTCCTCACCCGAGCCGGCCGCCGACCACGTACTGAGCTGAGCTTCACCTCGACCACAGTGGTACTCGCCGCGATCCCCGAGTTCCTCCTGGCAGTCGGACTCGTCTACGTCTTCGCAGTGAAGCTCCACTGGTTCCCTGTCGCCGGCCGCGGCAACGTCTCGTCGTACGTGCTACCCGTGCTTGCACTGGCCATCGGGCCGGCTGCGGTGCTCGCGCGCATCTGCCGGGTCGAGCTGCTCGCAGTACTGCAGACCGACTATCTGCGGACAGCACGAGCCAAACGGCTTCCCGCTGTTGCTGTGTATCTACGGCACGCGCTGCCCAATGCGGTGACGGCAACAATCACCCTCGGCGGTCTGCTCCTGGGCGCGATGGTCGCCGGCACAGTACTCGTAGAGAACGTCTTCAGCTGGCCAGGACTGGGTAGCACGATCGTGTCGTCGATCCTGGCCAAGGACTACCCGCTGGTGCAGGGCGTAGTACTCGTCTACGGCGCCGGCGTCCTCCTGGTGAACCTGGCAGTCGACGTGATCCTCGCCCTGCTGGACCCCCGATCCACTATCCGGGAGAGCTGA
- a CDS encoding serine hydrolase produces the protein MTRHLRIDDLTELAVPEQPALSPDATQIAYVLRTTDVEGDRTLRSLWRVPASGGEPQQLTRGDADSTPVWSPDGTQLAFLRAKDGPAQLWLLPVGGGEPEQLTTLPLGAGAPQWSPDGTRIAFSAAVDIAGLDDETRGHAPIVTERLDYQADGAGWLRTIRKHLHLIDVDTKKCRQATEGDWHAGDPAWSPDGTKLAFGAATAPDADLSPTAPAYVLDATDEKAQPQLVGLAEGLAGPVVWTADGDALVIVGNLAGPVGHAGLLRLSLATGEVVNLAESLDRNVMPGGPAYPGALPTLTDDGRTVLFAIRERGCSHLYSVPVAGGTPQPVLGKAGQNVSSLTVAGGTAALVLTTETSYGEVVTLDLASKTVTPRTSYGEKLAEVEHFARTEREFTISDGTVVAGYLIRDPSATGPQPLLLDIHGGPHNAWNAVADEVHFYHQELAARGWTVFLVNPRGSDGYGEEFFNAALGAWGVEDAKDFLEPLDELVAEGIADPARLAVAGYSYGGFMTCYLTSRDDRFAAAVTGGVVSDLTSMAGTSDLGHYLGVYELNGPADYTEMSPFSQVGKVKTPTLVLHGDADVRCPIGQAQQWHTALREQGVPTQLVLYPEASHLFIVDGRPSHRLDFNRRILDWVEQYAGDAAGPRRARIDAAHWQHRLDTLATKHGVPGATLGILRLRDGVEDELVEVATGVVFKDTGVATTADSLFQIGSVSKVWTATLAMQLVDEGLLDLDAPIIEVLPELRLGDPDVAKQVTLRHLLTHTSGIDGDVFTDTGRGDDCLEKYVDGLAEVGQNHPLGATWSYCNSGFSLAGRVIEKVTGKTWDQVLRERILVPLGLEHTATLPEEVLLHRAAVGHVGEPGEEPKRAPVWMLPRSLGPAGTIVSTVADTLAFARLHLKGGVAPDGTRVLREETATLMASKQADLPDKHTLGDSWGLGWIRFDWDGRRLIGHDGNTIGQSAFLRVLPAEGLAVALLTNGGNTRDLYQDLYREIFAELADVTMPAPLAPPADPPKVDLHKHAGRYERASTIEEVLIRDGEAVLRTTVTGPIAELLPEPTHEYPLVPVDESGDLFAVRPPGSLTWMPVTFYSLPTGEKYLHAGVRATPKVSG, from the coding sequence GTGACTCGACACCTGCGCATCGACGATCTGACCGAGCTAGCGGTACCGGAGCAGCCGGCCCTCTCGCCCGACGCCACCCAGATCGCCTACGTACTGCGAACCACCGACGTCGAAGGCGACCGCACACTGCGAAGCCTGTGGCGAGTGCCCGCGTCCGGTGGCGAACCACAGCAGCTGACCAGAGGAGACGCCGACAGTACGCCGGTCTGGTCACCCGACGGGACCCAGTTGGCGTTCCTCCGCGCGAAGGACGGACCCGCGCAGCTCTGGCTGCTCCCTGTCGGCGGTGGTGAACCCGAGCAGCTCACTACTCTCCCGCTGGGTGCAGGCGCCCCGCAGTGGAGTCCGGACGGGACCAGGATCGCCTTCAGTGCGGCGGTGGACATCGCTGGGCTGGACGACGAGACACGCGGCCATGCGCCGATCGTCACCGAGCGACTCGACTACCAGGCCGACGGTGCCGGCTGGCTGCGGACGATCCGCAAGCACCTCCACCTGATCGACGTCGACACGAAGAAGTGCAGGCAAGCCACCGAGGGCGACTGGCACGCCGGTGACCCCGCCTGGTCACCTGACGGCACCAAGCTGGCCTTCGGAGCCGCCACCGCTCCCGACGCCGACCTGAGCCCGACAGCACCGGCGTACGTGCTCGATGCCACCGATGAGAAGGCCCAGCCTCAGCTCGTCGGTCTCGCCGAAGGGCTGGCCGGCCCAGTCGTGTGGACCGCCGACGGCGACGCGCTGGTGATCGTCGGCAACCTCGCCGGACCGGTCGGTCACGCCGGACTGCTGCGACTGTCGCTCGCGACCGGCGAGGTGGTGAACCTGGCCGAGTCACTCGATCGCAACGTGATGCCCGGCGGACCGGCGTACCCAGGAGCCCTGCCTACGTTGACCGATGACGGTCGCACGGTCCTCTTCGCCATCCGCGAACGCGGCTGCAGTCACCTGTACTCCGTGCCCGTCGCCGGCGGCACTCCCCAACCAGTACTGGGCAAAGCCGGCCAGAACGTCTCCAGCCTCACCGTCGCCGGTGGAACCGCCGCACTCGTGCTGACCACGGAGACGTCGTACGGCGAGGTCGTCACCCTCGACCTGGCGAGCAAAACGGTCACCCCACGCACGTCGTACGGCGAGAAGCTCGCCGAGGTGGAGCACTTCGCCCGGACCGAGCGCGAGTTCACGATCTCCGACGGGACCGTGGTGGCCGGCTACCTGATCCGCGATCCTTCGGCGACCGGGCCGCAGCCGTTGCTGCTCGACATCCACGGCGGCCCGCACAACGCGTGGAACGCGGTGGCCGACGAGGTCCACTTCTACCACCAGGAACTGGCCGCTCGCGGTTGGACCGTCTTCCTGGTGAACCCGCGCGGCAGCGACGGGTACGGCGAGGAGTTCTTCAACGCCGCACTCGGCGCCTGGGGCGTCGAGGACGCGAAGGACTTCCTCGAACCGCTCGACGAATTGGTTGCCGAGGGCATCGCCGATCCGGCGCGCCTCGCCGTGGCCGGCTACAGCTACGGCGGATTCATGACGTGCTATCTGACCAGCCGGGACGACCGGTTCGCGGCGGCCGTGACCGGCGGCGTGGTCAGCGACCTGACCAGCATGGCGGGCACCTCGGACCTCGGCCACTACCTCGGCGTCTACGAGCTGAACGGGCCTGCGGACTACACCGAGATGTCTCCGTTCAGCCAGGTCGGCAAGGTGAAGACGCCGACGCTGGTCCTGCACGGCGACGCCGACGTACGGTGCCCGATCGGTCAGGCCCAGCAATGGCACACGGCACTGCGCGAGCAAGGCGTGCCGACCCAACTGGTGCTCTACCCGGAGGCGAGCCACCTCTTCATCGTCGACGGACGGCCGTCGCACCGGCTCGACTTCAACCGGCGGATCCTCGACTGGGTCGAGCAGTACGCCGGTGACGCGGCCGGCCCACGTCGTGCCCGGATCGACGCGGCCCACTGGCAGCACCGGCTCGACACGCTCGCCACGAAACACGGCGTACCGGGTGCAACTCTTGGCATCCTGCGCCTGCGGGACGGCGTCGAAGACGAACTGGTGGAAGTCGCGACCGGCGTCGTGTTCAAGGACACGGGTGTCGCGACGACGGCCGATTCGCTCTTCCAGATCGGGTCGGTCTCCAAGGTCTGGACCGCGACGCTGGCGATGCAACTCGTCGACGAGGGCCTGCTCGACCTCGACGCCCCGATCATCGAGGTACTGCCCGAGCTGCGCCTGGGCGACCCGGACGTCGCCAAGCAGGTGACCCTGCGGCACCTGCTCACGCATACGAGCGGGATCGACGGCGACGTCTTCACCGACACGGGCCGCGGTGACGACTGCCTGGAGAAGTACGTCGACGGGCTGGCCGAGGTCGGCCAGAACCATCCGCTGGGGGCGACCTGGTCCTACTGCAACTCGGGCTTCTCGCTGGCCGGCCGGGTGATCGAGAAGGTCACCGGCAAGACCTGGGACCAGGTACTGCGCGAACGGATCCTCGTGCCGCTCGGTCTGGAGCACACGGCGACGCTGCCCGAAGAGGTACTCCTGCATCGGGCGGCCGTCGGCCATGTGGGTGAGCCCGGCGAGGAGCCGAAGCGGGCGCCGGTATGGATGTTGCCCCGCTCGCTGGGACCCGCGGGAACGATCGTCTCGACCGTTGCCGACACCTTGGCCTTCGCGCGCCTTCACCTGAAGGGCGGCGTCGCTCCGGACGGCACCCGGGTACTCCGGGAAGAGACCGCAACGCTGATGGCCTCGAAGCAAGCGGACCTGCCGGACAAGCACACCCTCGGCGACTCGTGGGGCCTCGGCTGGATCCGGTTCGACTGGGACGGCCGGCGGCTGATCGGGCACGACGGCAACACGATCGGACAGTCCGCCTTCCTGCGCGTGCTCCCCGCGGAGGGCCTGGCCGTTGCCCTGCTCACCAACGGCGGCAACACGCGCGACCTCTATCAGGACCTGTACCGCGAGATCTTCGCCGAACTCGCCGACGTCACCATGCCGGCCCCGCTCGCGCCGCCCGCCGATCCGCCCAAGGTCGACCTGCACAAGCACGCGGGCCGGTACGAGCGCGCGAGCACGATCGAGGAGGTCCTGATCCGCGACGGCGAGGCAGTACTACGAACGACGGTGACCGGCCCGATCGCCGAACTGTTGCCGGAGCCCACCCACGAGTACCCGTTGGTGCCGGTCGACGAGAGCGGCGACCTGTTCGCCGTACGGCCGCCGGGGTCGCTGACCTGGATGCCGGTGACGTTCTACTCGCTGCCCACCGGCGAGAAGTACCTGCATGCCGGGGTCCGCGCTACTCCGAAGGTGAGCGGATGA
- a CDS encoding dipeptide/oligopeptide/nickel ABC transporter permease/ATP-binding protein, with amino-acid sequence MKRTARWIAVLRTPVGAGAGVLLLAVLLLALVAPLLWTHQATAIDTEHLLEGTSAKHWLGTDNLGRDIFYRVLVASRTSILLALIATSIAVVCGLALGCAPTVLGRRAGRLATAVVNIAVAFPGLLLALFFAVVFGVGAKGAVLAIGFAGAPSFARLTQTLVAGIEKRDFVAAARIAGVGRFRMLSRHILPNIAEPLVVNATIGAGGTLLAFAGLSFLGLGVQPPAYDWGRLMGESLNSIYVHPAAALAPGVAVVVAGLAFNLFGEAVAKGFGVPVLKGPRLPQGETAPAAAVDDDAVLVVKDLHVSFPGPVTPVRGISFTIGRSEIVGVVGESGSGKSLTALAVAQLIESPGQVRASELSFLGAPLLGRAAVRSTAAARRRLLGTSFAMVFQDPMTSFNPTMRIGAQLAEGAREHQGMSRRQAMSRAVDRLRAVRIPLPERRAHQYPHEFSGGMRQRAMIGMGLMGTPALIVADEPTTALDVTVQRQVLELLEQIRTENEVAVLLISHDITVVGQVCDRVLVMYAGRIVEDLPASELYTGARHPYTRALSAAVPDLDTPLDEPLAVIPGRPVDPAHYPSGCAFAARCEFATDRCRSEDPALVSHGPAHQVACWNPQGSAAWQARHPGTESIRTGQR; translated from the coding sequence ATGAAGAGAACAGCTCGCTGGATCGCAGTACTACGTACGCCGGTCGGCGCCGGCGCAGGGGTGCTCCTCCTCGCAGTACTCCTGCTCGCTCTCGTCGCACCGCTGCTCTGGACGCATCAGGCGACCGCGATCGACACAGAACACCTACTGGAGGGCACCTCTGCGAAGCACTGGCTCGGCACGGACAACCTCGGCCGCGACATCTTCTACCGAGTACTGGTCGCCTCCCGTACATCGATCCTGCTCGCTCTGATCGCCACCTCCATCGCGGTGGTGTGCGGACTCGCGCTCGGCTGTGCACCCACTGTCCTCGGTCGACGCGCCGGTCGACTGGCGACGGCCGTGGTGAACATCGCCGTCGCGTTCCCCGGGCTACTGCTCGCCCTGTTCTTCGCGGTCGTCTTCGGAGTCGGCGCGAAGGGCGCAGTTCTGGCGATCGGGTTCGCCGGAGCACCGTCGTTCGCGCGGCTGACCCAGACTCTGGTCGCCGGGATCGAGAAGCGGGACTTCGTCGCCGCCGCGCGGATCGCCGGGGTCGGCCGGTTCCGGATGTTGTCGCGGCACATCCTGCCCAACATCGCCGAGCCGCTGGTGGTGAACGCGACGATCGGTGCCGGCGGCACCTTGCTCGCCTTCGCCGGCCTGTCGTTCCTCGGCCTGGGTGTGCAACCGCCGGCCTACGACTGGGGGCGATTGATGGGCGAGAGCCTCAACAGCATCTACGTGCATCCCGCCGCGGCACTGGCACCGGGAGTCGCGGTCGTCGTCGCGGGCCTGGCGTTCAATCTCTTCGGAGAGGCCGTGGCGAAGGGCTTCGGCGTACCGGTACTGAAGGGGCCGCGGTTGCCGCAGGGGGAAACCGCTCCGGCGGCCGCTGTCGACGACGACGCCGTGCTGGTCGTGAAGGACCTGCACGTCAGCTTCCCCGGGCCGGTCACCCCCGTGCGCGGGATCAGTTTCACCATCGGGCGGAGCGAGATCGTCGGCGTGGTCGGCGAGTCCGGGTCGGGCAAGAGCCTCACTGCACTTGCAGTCGCCCAATTGATCGAATCACCCGGCCAGGTGCGAGCGTCCGAGTTGTCGTTCCTCGGAGCGCCCCTGCTCGGACGGGCAGCGGTTCGCAGTACTGCGGCCGCGCGGCGGCGGTTGCTCGGTACGTCGTTCGCGATGGTCTTCCAGGACCCGATGACGTCGTTCAACCCGACGATGCGGATCGGGGCCCAGCTCGCCGAAGGTGCTCGCGAGCACCAGGGGATGTCCCGGCGCCAGGCGATGAGCCGGGCGGTCGACCGGCTGCGGGCGGTCCGGATCCCCCTGCCGGAGCGGCGGGCGCACCAGTATCCGCACGAGTTCTCCGGCGGGATGCGGCAGCGGGCGATGATCGGGATGGGACTGATGGGTACGCCCGCGCTGATCGTCGCCGACGAGCCGACCACCGCGCTTGACGTCACCGTGCAGCGGCAGGTGCTGGAACTGCTCGAACAGATCCGGACCGAGAACGAAGTCGCCGTGCTGCTGATCAGCCACGACATCACCGTCGTCGGGCAGGTGTGCGATCGCGTTCTGGTGATGTATGCCGGACGAATCGTGGAGGACCTGCCTGCGAGCGAGCTCTACACAGGAGCTCGCCATCCCTACACCCGCGCGCTGTCGGCCGCGGTACCGGATCTCGACACTCCGCTGGACGAACCGCTGGCGGTCATCCCCGGACGGCCGGTCGATCCGGCGCACTATCCGAGTGGCTGCGCCTTTGCGGCTCGCTGTGAATTCGCCACCGACCGGTGCCGGAGCGAGGATCCCGCCTTGGTCAGTCACGGTCCGGCGCATCAGGTGGCCTGCTGGAACCCGCAGGGTTCGGCGGCCTGGCAAGCTCGGCATCCAGGCACGGAGTCGATCCGGACGGGGCAACGATGA
- a CDS encoding ATP-binding cassette domain-containing protein, translated as MSELRFDQVSVRFGTGSRAITAVDGVDLVVPSGQVVGLVGESGSGKSTLARAAVGLVEPSYGRILLDGVPLDHRAGSRRPLQMVFQDPYSSLDPRMTIGDTIAEAVPRTGGHRADEVARLLELVGLDAARAHAYPGALSGGQRQRVAIARALAGQPDVIIADEITSALDVSVQGTVLNLVRSLQRELKLSMLFISHNLAVVRYVSDLIAVMYLGRIVEFGPADQVLTDPQHDYTRELLAAAPRRGTTSPYPSQKYSGRTSA; from the coding sequence ATGAGCGAACTGCGTTTCGATCAGGTGTCGGTCCGGTTCGGCACCGGCAGCCGGGCGATCACGGCCGTCGACGGCGTCGACCTGGTGGTGCCGTCCGGCCAGGTGGTCGGGCTGGTCGGCGAATCCGGGTCGGGCAAGTCGACCCTGGCCCGCGCGGCCGTCGGGCTGGTCGAGCCGTCGTACGGGCGGATCCTGCTGGACGGCGTACCGCTGGATCACCGCGCCGGCAGCCGTCGGCCGCTGCAGATGGTCTTCCAGGATCCCTACTCGTCCCTCGATCCGCGGATGACGATCGGCGACACGATCGCGGAGGCGGTACCCCGGACCGGCGGCCACCGGGCCGACGAGGTCGCCCGGCTGCTCGAACTGGTCGGCCTCGATGCCGCCCGAGCCCACGCCTACCCAGGCGCCTTGTCCGGCGGTCAGCGCCAGCGCGTCGCCATCGCCCGGGCACTGGCCGGGCAGCCGGACGTGATCATCGCCGACGAGATCACCTCGGCTCTCGACGTCTCGGTCCAGGGCACCGTGCTCAACCTGGTCCGTTCCCTGCAGCGCGAACTGAAGCTGTCGATGCTGTTCATCTCGCACAACCTGGCCGTCGTCCGCTACGTCAGCGACCTGATCGCGGTGATGTACCTCGGCCGGATCGTCGAGTTCGGCCCGGCGGACCAGGTCCTGACCGATCCACAGCACGACTACACCAGAGAACTTCTCGCGGCCGCGCCCCGGCGCGGCACGACCTCGCCATACCCAAGCCAGAAGTATTCAGGGAGGACCTCCGCGTGA
- a CDS encoding nucleotidyltransferase domain-containing protein, whose translation MGDEEKRYWYPEGLVAEELEFQRLYGPVEPATREEAAEFFNGLGLPWWIAGGWAIEAFTGVPRHHDDLDVSFWRRHVPDLIRHAEGRYHVWSAGSGFLSPLSVDKPEVPDTADQVWLRQHALAPWKYDVVLNPDRNGRWIFRRDPSLDYDLDEITWVASDGIRYLNPEMALAYKARSNRPKDHQDLLAALPLLSPEKRTWLADMVHHLHPDHVWLEEIRGG comes from the coding sequence ATGGGTGACGAGGAGAAGCGGTACTGGTATCCGGAGGGGCTTGTCGCGGAGGAGCTGGAGTTCCAGCGGCTCTACGGCCCGGTGGAGCCCGCGACCCGCGAGGAGGCGGCGGAGTTCTTCAACGGCCTCGGCCTGCCGTGGTGGATCGCCGGCGGCTGGGCGATCGAGGCATTCACCGGCGTACCGCGCCACCACGACGACCTCGACGTCTCCTTCTGGCGCCGCCACGTGCCGGACCTGATCCGCCACGCCGAAGGCCGGTACCACGTGTGGTCGGCCGGCAGTGGGTTCCTCTCGCCTTTAAGCGTCGACAAGCCCGAAGTGCCGGACACGGCCGACCAGGTCTGGCTCCGCCAACACGCCCTCGCCCCCTGGAAGTACGACGTCGTGCTGAACCCCGACCGCAACGGCCGCTGGATCTTCCGCCGCGACCCGTCCCTCGACTACGACCTCGACGAGATCACCTGGGTCGCTTCCGACGGCATCCGCTACCTCAACCCGGAGATGGCGCTGGCCTACAAAGCCCGCTCCAACCGCCCCAAGGACCACCAGGACCTGCTCGCCGCCCTCCCACTCCTGTCCCCCGAGAAGCGCACCTGGCTCGCTGACATGGTCCACCACCTGCACCCGGACCACGTCTGGCTGGAGGAGATCCGCGGGGGATGA
- a CDS encoding serine hydrolase domain-containing protein: protein MATLSEIEKWLQDRLPALLAEHEVPGTAVAVLFGGEVIDHAAGVLSKATGVETTADTVFQIGSITKVWTTTLVMQLVDEGKVDLDEPVRDYLPEFVLKDDEAAAAITVRQLLSHQAGFEGDIFNETGKGDDAVEKFMPTLAEVGQLFAPGEMFSYNNAGFVVLGRLIEVLRGKPYDAVLREHLFTPLGLTHAATDPYEAILHRAAVGHLRPAPDEAPVPAPIWAMTRGMAPAGAMLAMRPRDLLTFATLHLAEGKAADGTAVLSAASVKAMQEPQVKVPALGLMGDSWGLGWEIFDWGGTRVIGHDGGTIGQNAFLRIVPEHGLAVTVLTNGGDTIELYKAVVGQVVKELAGLELPALPTPPDTAVPIDTERMLGTYSCEVADFTIRQDDDGKVWLDQTPKGIFAELGPAPEPVELVGRNEESLIAVKAENGVHLPQVFLGDDGSGHALYLHNGRAIRRATT from the coding sequence ATGGCGACCCTGAGCGAGATCGAAAAGTGGCTACAAGACCGGCTGCCGGCGTTGCTGGCCGAGCACGAGGTCCCCGGTACTGCGGTCGCAGTGCTGTTCGGCGGCGAGGTGATCGACCATGCGGCCGGCGTACTGAGCAAGGCGACCGGTGTGGAGACGACGGCCGACACGGTGTTCCAGATCGGCTCGATCACCAAGGTGTGGACGACGACGCTGGTGATGCAACTCGTCGACGAGGGCAAGGTCGACCTGGACGAACCGGTCCGCGACTACCTGCCCGAGTTCGTCCTCAAGGACGACGAGGCGGCGGCCGCGATCACCGTCCGGCAACTGCTCAGCCATCAGGCCGGCTTCGAGGGCGACATCTTCAACGAGACCGGCAAGGGTGACGACGCCGTCGAGAAGTTCATGCCGACGCTGGCCGAGGTCGGCCAGCTCTTCGCGCCCGGCGAGATGTTTTCCTACAACAACGCCGGCTTCGTCGTCCTCGGCCGCCTGATCGAGGTACTGCGTGGCAAGCCGTACGACGCTGTGCTGCGCGAGCACCTGTTCACCCCGCTCGGCCTGACGCATGCGGCCACCGATCCGTACGAGGCGATCCTGCATCGTGCCGCGGTCGGGCATCTCCGGCCGGCTCCCGACGAAGCACCGGTACCCGCGCCGATCTGGGCGATGACGCGGGGAATGGCGCCGGCCGGCGCGATGCTCGCGATGCGACCGCGCGACCTGCTCACGTTCGCCACCCTGCACCTCGCCGAAGGCAAGGCAGCAGACGGTACGGCGGTACTCAGCGCCGCGAGCGTCAAGGCGATGCAGGAGCCGCAGGTCAAGGTTCCGGCCCTCGGGTTGATGGGCGACTCGTGGGGGCTCGGCTGGGAGATCTTCGACTGGGGCGGCACCAGGGTGATCGGCCACGACGGCGGGACCATCGGCCAGAACGCCTTCCTGCGCATCGTTCCCGAGCACGGCCTGGCGGTGACGGTACTGACCAACGGCGGCGACACCATCGAGCTCTACAAGGCCGTCGTCGGCCAGGTGGTCAAGGAGCTGGCCGGGTTGGAGTTGCCCGCGCTCCCCACGCCACCCGACACCGCGGTACCGATCGACACGGAGCGGATGCTCGGCACCTACAGCTGCGAGGTCGCCGACTTCACCATCCGCCAGGACGACGACGGAAAGGTCTGGCTCGACCAGACACCGAAGGGAATCTTCGCCGAGCTCGGCCCGGCCCCCGAGCCGGTCGAACTGGTCGGCCGCAACGAGGAGAGCCTGATCGCGGTCAAGGCCGAGAACGGGGTGCACCTGCCGCAGGTCTTCCTCGGCGACGACGGCAGCGGGCATGCCCTGTACCTGCACAACGGCCGCGCCATCCGCCGCGCCACCACCTGA
- a CDS encoding ABC transporter substrate-binding protein, with amino-acid sequence MRSAATIAVAGALATGLVLSACSSGEQTTGAGKPVAGQTLTMALNADPGNLDPQFTSLSITKQVDAFLYDSLLNIDGSGKDVAGLAEKWEGTTTTAKYTLRKGVTCADGTPLTASTVAENITFVGNPASKSTRIGVFVPPGAKATGDDATGTVTVTAAAPDAFLVRNVGGLHIVCGKGMKNRTLLKQGSDGTGQFKVTEVVPGDHYTLTRRKEYAWGVGNFKADQPGMPDKVVLKVVANETTAANLLLAGQVNIAAISGPDKQRLEAQKVFSRSMGTPLGELWFNQKPGLPTADLAVRKALTQALDLAQLGKVITGGTGKPTTSMTVPGTGPCNDDTVTGNLPGHDLDAAKATLDAAGWKPGAGGIREKGGTKLSLVSYYLTNLGPTMQSGAELLQKAWTELGVQVSLKAVSTAEISTVVLAGQGTWHTGLIPLTTSLPSQLVSFLSGPTPPGGGNFSWIKNPEYDAAVAKAAKIAGADGCGDWASAERALFKQVNVVPFVNSTVPIFAKGATFELNDGVDPGSIRMIG; translated from the coding sequence ATGAGATCCGCAGCCACCATCGCGGTCGCCGGCGCGCTCGCCACCGGACTGGTCCTGTCCGCCTGCAGTTCGGGCGAGCAGACCACCGGTGCGGGCAAGCCGGTGGCGGGCCAGACGCTGACCATGGCGCTGAACGCCGACCCGGGCAACCTCGATCCGCAGTTCACCTCGCTGTCGATCACGAAGCAGGTCGACGCCTTCCTCTACGACTCGCTGCTCAACATCGACGGCAGCGGCAAGGACGTGGCGGGTCTCGCGGAGAAGTGGGAAGGGACGACCACCACCGCGAAGTACACGCTCCGCAAGGGCGTCACCTGCGCGGACGGGACTCCGCTGACCGCGAGCACGGTCGCGGAGAACATCACCTTCGTCGGCAACCCGGCCAGCAAGTCCACCCGGATCGGTGTCTTCGTACCACCCGGAGCCAAGGCGACCGGCGACGACGCGACCGGCACGGTCACCGTGACCGCAGCCGCGCCGGACGCCTTCCTGGTCCGCAACGTCGGTGGTCTGCACATCGTCTGCGGCAAGGGCATGAAGAACCGCACGCTGCTCAAGCAGGGCTCGGACGGGACCGGCCAGTTCAAGGTCACGGAGGTCGTGCCGGGCGACCACTACACGCTGACCCGCCGCAAGGAGTACGCGTGGGGTGTGGGCAACTTCAAGGCGGACCAGCCCGGGATGCCGGACAAGGTGGTGCTCAAGGTCGTCGCCAACGAGACCACGGCAGCCAACCTGCTGCTCGCCGGCCAGGTCAACATCGCGGCCATCTCCGGGCCGGACAAGCAGCGACTGGAGGCACAGAAGGTCTTCTCGCGCAGCATGGGTACTCCGCTGGGTGAGCTCTGGTTCAACCAGAAGCCGGGTCTGCCGACCGCTGATCTCGCCGTCCGCAAGGCGTTGACGCAAGCCCTCGACCTGGCTCAGCTCGGCAAGGTCATCACCGGTGGCACCGGCAAACCGACCACCAGCATGACCGTGCCGGGGACCGGCCCGTGCAACGACGACACGGTCACCGGCAACCTCCCCGGCCACGATCTCGACGCGGCCAAGGCGACTCTCGACGCGGCCGGCTGGAAACCGGGTGCGGGCGGCATCCGTGAGAAGGGTGGAACCAAGCTGTCCCTCGTCTCCTACTACCTGACCAACCTCGGGCCGACCATGCAGTCCGGCGCCGAACTGTTGCAGAAGGCGTGGACCGAGCTGGGCGTCCAGGTCTCGCTCAAGGCCGTGTCGACCGCTGAGATCAGTACGGTCGTCCTTGCCGGTCAAGGGACCTGGCACACCGGCCTGATCCCGCTGACGACGTCGCTGCCCAGCCAGCTCGTGAGCTTCCTGTCCGGCCCGACCCCGCCGGGTGGGGGCAACTTCTCCTGGATCAAGAACCCCGAGTACGACGCCGCGGTCGCCAAGGCGGCGAAGATCGCCGGGGCGGACGGTTGCGGCGACTGGGCATCGGCCGAGCGCGCGTTGTTCAAGCAGGTCAACGTCGTGCCGTTCGTCAACTCCACCGTGCCGATCTTCGCCAAGGGCGCGACCTTCGAACTGAACGACGGCGTCGACCCCGGATCGATCCGGATGATCGGGTGA